Proteins from one Thaumasiovibrio subtropicus genomic window:
- the fabG gene encoding 3-oxoacyl-ACP reductase FabG, with the protein MSLEGKVALVTGASRGIGRAIAELLVERGATVVGTATSENGAAAISEYLGDNGTGLALNVTSPESIEETLKTIKAQFGEIDILVNNAGITRDNLLMRMKDDEWQDIIDTNLTSIFRLSKAVLRPMMKKRHGRIISIGSVVGAMGNGGQTNYAAAKAGLVGFTKSMAREVASRGITVNAVAPGFIETDMTKALSEDQRAAMSANIPADRFGDPREIAAAVAFLASNDAGYITGETLHVNGGMYMI; encoded by the coding sequence ATGAGCCTTGAAGGAAAAGTTGCACTAGTAACAGGTGCAAGTCGTGGTATTGGTCGTGCAATTGCTGAGCTGCTTGTGGAGCGTGGCGCGACAGTAGTAGGTACAGCGACAAGTGAAAACGGTGCTGCAGCAATCAGTGAGTACTTAGGTGATAATGGCACCGGCTTGGCACTTAACGTGACGTCGCCAGAATCGATCGAGGAAACGCTGAAAACCATCAAAGCACAGTTTGGCGAGATTGATATTCTTGTAAACAATGCAGGTATCACCCGTGATAATCTGCTGATGCGTATGAAAGATGACGAGTGGCAAGACATCATCGATACTAACCTGACATCGATTTTCCGCCTGTCAAAAGCAGTACTTCGTCCTATGATGAAAAAGCGTCACGGTCGTATCATTAGTATCGGCTCTGTCGTTGGTGCGATGGGTAACGGTGGTCAAACTAACTATGCAGCAGCAAAAGCTGGCCTAGTTGGTTTCACTAAATCAATGGCGCGTGAAGTGGCTTCGCGCGGCATCACAGTTAACGCAGTTGCCCCTGGTTTTATTGAAACTGATATGACTAAAGCGTTGTCAGAAGACCAGCGTGCTGCAATGTCTGCAAACATTCCAGCGGACCGTTTTGGTGATCCGCGTGAAATTGCGGCAGCGGTTGCGTTTTTGGCGTCAAATGACGCTGGATACATCACTGGCGAGACATTGCACGTCAATGGCGGCATGTACATGATTTAA
- a CDS encoding beta-ketoacyl-ACP synthase III — MYSKILGTGSYLPAQVRSNADLEKMVETSDEWIVTRTGIRERRIATEEETVAYMGHQAALNAIDMAGISKEEIDLIIVATTSGTHAFPSAACQVQGMLDIHGAPAFDIAAACSGFCYALSIADQYVKSGMAKNALVIGSDKLAATCDPQDRSTIILFGDGAGAVVIGASEEPGILSTHMHADGRFGDLLSLEYPKREYTPVESEAWLHMAGNEVFKVAVTQLANVVTETLEANGLEKAALDWLVPHQANYRIINATARKLSMSMDQVVMNLDRYGNTSAATVPTALDEAVRDGRIQRGQLLLLEAFGGGFTWASALVKF, encoded by the coding sequence ATGTATAGCAAGATTCTAGGTACAGGTAGCTATCTGCCTGCGCAGGTTCGTAGCAATGCGGATCTTGAAAAAATGGTTGAAACGAGCGACGAGTGGATCGTAACTCGTACAGGTATTCGCGAGCGTCGCATTGCAACGGAAGAAGAAACCGTTGCTTATATGGGACATCAAGCCGCGCTCAACGCCATAGATATGGCAGGAATCTCTAAAGAAGAGATTGATTTAATCATTGTTGCGACAACCAGCGGCACACATGCTTTTCCATCTGCAGCCTGTCAAGTACAAGGTATGTTAGATATTCACGGTGCACCCGCGTTTGATATTGCGGCGGCCTGTTCAGGTTTTTGCTACGCCCTAAGTATTGCAGACCAATATGTTAAATCTGGGATGGCAAAAAATGCACTGGTGATCGGTTCCGACAAATTAGCGGCGACTTGTGATCCTCAAGATCGGTCTACGATCATTTTGTTTGGTGATGGCGCAGGCGCAGTCGTGATTGGTGCAAGTGAAGAGCCGGGTATTTTATCAACGCATATGCATGCGGACGGCCGATTTGGAGACTTGCTGAGTCTCGAATATCCAAAGCGAGAATATACACCTGTTGAAAGTGAAGCTTGGCTCCATATGGCCGGCAACGAAGTCTTTAAAGTTGCCGTTACTCAGCTAGCAAATGTGGTGACGGAAACGCTTGAAGCGAATGGCTTGGAGAAAGCCGCGTTAGACTGGCTTGTACCGCATCAAGCGAATTATCGAATTATTAATGCGACTGCGCGTAAATTGTCGATGTCGATGGATCAAGTTGTGATGAACTTAGATCGCTACGGCAATACGTCAGCGGCAACTGTGCCGACCGCCCTAGACGAAGCAGTACGTGATGGCCGAATTCAACGTGGTCAACTGCTGTTACTGGAAGCGTTTGGTGGTGGCTTTACCTGGGCCTCTGCCCTGGTGAAATTCTAA
- a CDS encoding DNA polymerase III subunit delta' C-terminal domain-containing protein, which translates to MVSIAMSELYPWHSELWSQWRDLIRQQRLHHAVLLIAPQGSGRHQLTRALATALLCQNGVDEGCGVCHGCQLKAAGTHPDYHTIAPLEAGKKISVDAIRQANRWAMETSQLGGARVIEIRHADALGEAAANALLKTLEEPPSGCFYLLTADRADTVLPTILSRCSQWRQREITIAEISTWLSAQTFSVSDDLKRLYIQSPLTLFTIAEAGELQATHDVIGSFAQFVNPPYIGMQSCIDAMIKSDFDALYWVQALLLDAVKVQQGCCFSLCTYQESHAVVTQVANACHTELLWSQLQRLQELQQQFVDFTGLNQEVLIAEWLSHFMQQGEMRVS; encoded by the coding sequence ATGGTTAGTATCGCAATGAGCGAGCTTTACCCCTGGCACAGTGAACTGTGGTCGCAGTGGCGAGATTTGATTCGTCAGCAGAGACTGCATCATGCGGTGCTGTTGATCGCGCCACAAGGGAGTGGTCGACATCAACTTACGCGTGCATTGGCGACAGCGCTATTGTGTCAAAATGGTGTCGATGAAGGGTGTGGGGTTTGCCATGGTTGCCAATTAAAGGCGGCGGGAACCCACCCAGACTATCATACGATTGCCCCACTGGAAGCAGGAAAGAAAATCAGTGTTGACGCGATTCGACAAGCTAACCGCTGGGCAATGGAAACCTCACAACTCGGGGGGGCGAGAGTGATTGAGATCCGGCACGCTGATGCATTAGGCGAGGCCGCAGCCAATGCGCTTCTTAAGACGCTAGAGGAACCACCATCAGGGTGTTTCTATTTGCTTACCGCGGATCGCGCCGACACGGTGCTACCCACTATTCTTAGCCGCTGTAGTCAGTGGCGGCAGCGTGAAATTACTATTGCGGAAATATCAACGTGGCTAAGTGCACAAACCTTTAGTGTTTCCGACGATCTAAAGCGGCTCTATATCCAGTCGCCATTGACGTTGTTTACGATAGCTGAGGCTGGAGAGCTGCAAGCAACCCACGACGTGATTGGCTCATTCGCACAGTTTGTCAATCCACCCTACATTGGTATGCAGTCGTGCATCGATGCGATGATAAAGAGTGATTTTGACGCGTTGTACTGGGTGCAAGCTCTTTTGCTTGATGCAGTCAAAGTGCAGCAAGGGTGTTGTTTTTCCCTTTGCACATATCAAGAATCACACGCGGTTGTGACGCAAGTGGCCAATGCTTGTCATACTGAACTGTTATGGTCACAGCTACAAAGGCTACAAGAACTGCAGCAGCAGTTTGTCGATTTTACCGGGCTTAACCAAGAAGTGCTGATAGCAGAATGGTTGAGCCACTTTATGCAACAAGGAGAGATGCGTGTTAGTTGA
- the fabF gene encoding beta-ketoacyl-ACP synthase II, which produces MSKRRVVVTGMGMLSPVGNSVESSWKALLAGTSGISTIEHFDASSFATRFAGMVNDFNCEEYMSKKDARKMDLFIQYGVAAGIQALKDSGIEVTEENAPRVGVAIGSGIGGLGLIESNHQALLEKGPRKISPFFVPSTIVNMIAGHLSIMHGLRGPNIAISTACTTGLHNIGHAARMIAYGDADVMLAGGAEKASTPLGMGGFAAAKALSTRNDDPQGASRPWDKDRDGFVLGDGAGMMVLEDYEHAKARGAKIYCELVGFGMSGDAYHMTSPSVDGSGGALAMEAAIRDAGIDAEKVGYVNAHGTSTPAGDVAETLGIRRALGAAADNVMVSSTKSMTGHLLGAAGSVEAIITAMTLVDQAVPPTINLDNPDEGCDLDYVPGEARQANLEYALCNSFGFGGTNGSLLFKKI; this is translated from the coding sequence GTGTCTAAGCGTCGTGTCGTAGTTACTGGCATGGGTATGCTGTCGCCGGTCGGCAACTCAGTAGAGTCTTCTTGGAAGGCATTATTGGCAGGTACAAGTGGTATCAGCACTATCGAACATTTTGATGCAAGCAGCTTTGCGACTCGCTTTGCAGGTATGGTCAACGACTTTAACTGTGAAGAATACATGTCAAAGAAAGATGCCCGAAAGATGGACTTGTTCATCCAATACGGTGTCGCAGCAGGTATTCAAGCGCTAAAAGACTCGGGTATCGAAGTGACTGAAGAGAATGCACCACGTGTAGGTGTTGCGATTGGTTCAGGCATTGGCGGTCTTGGATTGATTGAATCGAACCATCAAGCGCTGCTTGAAAAAGGTCCGCGTAAAATCAGCCCATTCTTTGTTCCTTCTACTATCGTGAATATGATTGCTGGTCACCTGTCTATCATGCACGGTCTACGAGGTCCAAATATCGCGATTTCTACAGCCTGTACGACAGGTCTGCACAACATTGGTCATGCGGCTCGTATGATTGCGTATGGTGATGCAGATGTCATGCTAGCTGGTGGTGCTGAAAAAGCATCTACGCCTCTAGGTATGGGTGGTTTTGCAGCAGCAAAAGCGCTATCTACACGTAACGATGATCCTCAAGGTGCTTCGCGTCCGTGGGATAAAGATCGTGATGGTTTCGTACTTGGTGATGGTGCCGGTATGATGGTTCTTGAAGATTACGAGCACGCTAAAGCGCGTGGTGCGAAAATCTACTGTGAACTTGTTGGTTTCGGCATGAGTGGTGACGCTTATCACATGACTTCGCCGAGCGTTGATGGTTCGGGTGGTGCATTAGCGATGGAAGCCGCTATTCGCGATGCAGGTATTGATGCTGAAAAAGTGGGCTATGTGAATGCTCACGGTACATCGACACCCGCCGGCGACGTTGCTGAAACCTTGGGTATTCGTCGTGCACTAGGTGCAGCGGCGGATAATGTGATGGTCTCATCAACCAAGTCGATGACGGGTCACTTGCTGGGTGCTGCGGGCTCAGTTGAAGCCATCATTACTGCAATGACGTTAGTTGATCAGGCGGTCCCACCAACGATCAACCTAGATAACCCTGATGAGGGTTGTGATTTAGATTATGTGCCAGGCGAAGCTCGCCAAGCGAATCTTGAGTACGCACTTTGTAACTCATTTGGATTCGGTGGTACAAATGGCTCACTGCTATTTAAGAAAATCTAA
- the tmk gene encoding dTMP kinase, with product MTGKFIVIEGLEGAGKSTAITRVQAVLAKHNIETVMTREPGGTPLAEKMRALVKEGHPDEPLTDMAELLLLYAARVQLVENVIKPALAKGQWVIGDRHDMSSQAYQGGGRGFDAALMSNIKQTTLGSFSPDFTLYMDIDPALGLARARHRGELDRIEQMDLSFFERTRERYQAIAANNESIVTIDASQTVSEVGDAIEAALSEWLVSQ from the coding sequence ATGACTGGTAAGTTTATTGTAATTGAAGGGCTTGAGGGGGCGGGGAAAAGCACCGCCATAACTCGCGTACAAGCGGTGTTGGCAAAACACAATATCGAGACGGTCATGACCCGAGAGCCGGGTGGCACCCCATTGGCTGAGAAAATGCGTGCTTTGGTCAAAGAAGGCCACCCAGATGAACCGCTCACTGACATGGCAGAATTGTTGCTTCTTTATGCGGCGCGTGTGCAGTTGGTTGAGAATGTGATTAAGCCTGCGTTGGCAAAAGGCCAGTGGGTGATTGGTGATCGCCATGATATGTCATCACAAGCCTATCAAGGCGGCGGGCGCGGTTTTGATGCTGCGTTGATGAGCAATATTAAGCAGACCACGCTAGGCAGTTTTAGTCCTGACTTTACCCTCTATATGGATATTGATCCGGCGTTGGGGTTGGCAAGAGCACGTCATCGTGGCGAGCTCGATCGCATTGAGCAGATGGATCTCTCTTTCTTTGAACGCACCCGTGAGCGTTATCAAGCAATTGCAGCGAATAACGAAAGCATCGTGACGATCGATGCATCTCAAACCGTGAGTGAGGTGGGTGATGCGATTGAAGCGGCGCTAAGCGAATGGTTAGTATCGCAATGA
- the yceD gene encoding 23S rRNA accumulation protein YceD translates to MQKVKLPLTVDPIRAAQKRSDYNGYIVSELLERLNESTQSVNSDVDVTVSFDVDSQKLIVVHGKASVTVTLECQRCNEPFNHHYEVEFHFSPIRNPEQADELPEAYEPIEIDENGEINLLELIEDELIVELPQVAMHDEADCKVSSDNLVFGEIPSADERPNPFAVLESLKHSNKE, encoded by the coding sequence ATGCAAAAGGTAAAATTACCGCTAACGGTTGACCCCATCCGAGCTGCTCAGAAGCGATCTGATTACAATGGTTACATTGTGAGCGAATTGCTAGAGCGCTTAAATGAGTCCACCCAGAGCGTAAATAGTGATGTGGATGTCACGGTAAGTTTTGATGTTGATAGTCAAAAGCTGATTGTAGTGCACGGTAAAGCGTCCGTTACAGTCACTCTAGAGTGTCAGCGTTGCAACGAACCATTCAACCACCACTATGAAGTTGAATTCCATTTTAGTCCGATCCGTAACCCGGAGCAGGCAGATGAGTTACCTGAAGCTTATGAGCCGATAGAAATCGACGAAAATGGTGAGATCAACCTACTAGAGCTAATCGAAGATGAGCTCATAGTGGAGTTACCACAAGTTGCCATGCATGATGAAGCAGATTGTAAAGTCTCTTCTGATAACTTGGTTTTTGGAGAGATCCCATCTGCTGATGAGCGTCCGAATCCATTTGCCGTTTTAGAATCTTTAAAGCACAGTAACAAGGAGTAG
- the pabC gene encoding aminodeoxychorismate lyase, with product MPTQIRIGQEATISITDRGFQYGDGCFSTIAVKFGKVCHWTEHLRRFEDSLQRLAIKTPDWNEISAVLTALARDFANEGVIKVVITRGQGGRGYATYHQDHDFEPNVVITSAPMPSNYEKLRRSGIQLGICQQPLGVSPMLAGMKHLNRLEQVVIRREIDANGWQDALVTNTDGHVIETGLANLFWEKSEQLFTPNVGRSGVAGVMRDVVIAKANEQGVSVSIVDTSISSLLEEAESLFICNSLMGAVPVTAIENRVYPKGALYCRIAPQLFQ from the coding sequence ATGCCAACGCAAATTCGAATAGGCCAGGAAGCCACGATATCGATAACAGACCGCGGTTTTCAGTATGGGGATGGTTGTTTTTCAACGATTGCAGTGAAGTTTGGTAAAGTGTGTCATTGGACAGAGCACTTGCGTCGATTTGAAGACTCTTTGCAGCGACTGGCGATTAAAACCCCTGATTGGAACGAAATTTCGGCAGTGCTCACGGCGCTAGCAAGAGACTTTGCTAACGAAGGTGTGATTAAAGTCGTGATTACCCGCGGGCAAGGGGGAAGAGGTTATGCGACCTATCATCAAGATCACGACTTTGAGCCAAATGTGGTGATAACGTCAGCGCCTATGCCCTCAAATTACGAGAAACTACGTCGTAGTGGAATTCAACTAGGTATTTGCCAACAACCTTTGGGTGTGAGCCCCATGTTGGCCGGTATGAAGCACCTAAATCGTTTGGAGCAGGTAGTAATTCGTCGCGAAATTGATGCCAACGGTTGGCAAGATGCACTTGTTACGAATACTGACGGCCATGTGATTGAAACTGGCCTAGCGAATCTTTTTTGGGAAAAAAGTGAGCAGCTTTTCACACCAAATGTGGGGCGCAGCGGTGTCGCTGGTGTGATGCGCGATGTCGTGATCGCCAAGGCAAACGAACAAGGTGTGTCGGTGTCGATAGTTGACACTTCAATATCGAGCTTGCTTGAAGAGGCGGAATCCTTGTTCATATGCAATAGCCTCATGGGCGCTGTGCCAGTAACCGCGATTGAAAACAGAGTTTATCCAAAAGGAGCTCTCTATTGCCGTATTGCACCACAGTTATTTCAGTGA
- the mltG gene encoding endolytic transglycosylase MltG — MKRFLSIAALLLAIAAGAGFWAMEEVKRSVLAPLTLEEPTHLTIRPGSNINSIFRQLEANGWVESNPWRQYARVLRPDLTAVKAGTFLVTPDMTVETALQHFISGREHQFSITLVEGDRFVDWLVQLQGRDDLLVETEGLSEADIAKKLGHEGDKLEGLLLPETYYFTQGDSDLTILKRAYDAMDELLDKAWSQKSDALMLKSPYEVLIMASIIEKETALASERGLVSSVFNNRLKRGMRLQTDPTVIYGMGDAYTGVITRSALRTPTAYNTYTIDGLPPTPIAMPSQASVLAAVNPEVSNYYYFVADTKGGHTFSTTLKQHNRAVRVYREWERSQK; from the coding sequence ATGAAACGTTTTTTAAGTATTGCAGCACTCCTGCTAGCGATTGCTGCAGGAGCAGGTTTTTGGGCGATGGAAGAAGTGAAGCGCAGCGTGCTTGCACCGTTGACGCTTGAAGAGCCTACCCATCTTACGATTCGACCGGGAAGCAACATTAACTCTATTTTCCGCCAACTTGAGGCTAACGGTTGGGTTGAAAGCAATCCTTGGCGTCAATATGCACGGGTACTTCGTCCCGACTTGACTGCGGTTAAAGCAGGCACTTTTCTTGTTACGCCCGATATGACTGTTGAAACCGCACTGCAGCATTTTATCTCGGGTCGGGAGCATCAGTTCTCTATTACCTTGGTTGAAGGTGATCGCTTTGTTGATTGGTTGGTGCAGCTTCAAGGTAGGGACGATCTTCTTGTCGAGACAGAAGGGTTGAGCGAAGCTGACATTGCGAAAAAGTTGGGGCATGAAGGTGACAAACTTGAAGGCTTATTACTGCCAGAGACCTATTACTTCACGCAAGGTGATTCAGATTTAACCATCTTGAAACGTGCCTATGATGCGATGGACGAGTTACTCGATAAGGCGTGGTCTCAAAAGAGCGATGCCTTGATGCTAAAGTCACCGTATGAAGTGTTGATTATGGCCTCGATCATTGAGAAAGAGACCGCACTTGCGTCCGAACGTGGTCTAGTGTCATCTGTGTTTAACAATCGTCTTAAACGTGGCATGCGGTTGCAAACGGATCCGACAGTCATCTATGGTATGGGCGATGCTTACACTGGTGTGATTACCCGATCTGCACTTCGAACGCCGACGGCGTACAATACCTATACAATTGATGGCTTACCACCAACTCCCATTGCGATGCCTAGCCAAGCGTCTGTACTGGCGGCGGTGAACCCAGAAGTGAGTAACTACTACTATTTTGTGGCGGATACCAAAGGCGGCCACACATTTTCAACCACATTAAAGCAACATAACCGAGCTGTTCGCGTCTATCGCGAATGGGAACGATCGCAGAAGTAA
- the plsX gene encoding phosphate acyltransferase PlsX, protein MMRLSVALDAMGGDFGPQVTVPAAVQALLQNPALKVILIGDQAEISSQLSLLNQASHPRIEIVHCDHVIANDTQPAKALRRSMGSSMRVALELVAKGDADACVSAGNTGALVGLSRYLLKLLPGVDKPALVSKLPTVSGGSSWLLDLGANVNCDADTLFQFAVMGTVLAEQHDVEKPTVALLNIGEEDIKGNDLVKQCAELLVHSPDVNYIGYLEGDQIYASSADVIVCDGFVGNVCLKTSEGVARMFINSLRKAAGPGLFRRLLAKWLFADLVTEFRQLNPDQYNGASLLGLRGIVVKSHGRADIAAFANAINEAVHEVQHQIPNKISDRLEAVLLERHY, encoded by the coding sequence TTGATGCGTCTATCCGTTGCACTTGATGCAATGGGTGGGGACTTCGGTCCTCAAGTAACAGTGCCTGCCGCCGTGCAGGCATTGTTGCAAAACCCGGCGCTAAAAGTCATTTTAATCGGCGACCAAGCCGAGATCTCTTCTCAATTATCACTTCTTAATCAAGCTTCTCATCCACGTATTGAAATCGTTCACTGTGACCATGTGATCGCCAATGATACACAACCAGCAAAAGCACTTCGTCGCAGTATGGGCAGTTCTATGCGCGTCGCATTAGAGCTGGTCGCCAAAGGTGATGCGGATGCCTGCGTCAGCGCGGGTAATACCGGTGCATTGGTTGGTTTGTCTCGCTATTTACTGAAACTGCTGCCGGGTGTCGATAAGCCTGCATTAGTCTCCAAATTGCCAACCGTGTCAGGCGGTAGCAGCTGGTTACTGGATCTCGGAGCCAATGTTAACTGCGATGCCGACACCTTATTCCAGTTTGCGGTCATGGGAACGGTCCTAGCCGAGCAACACGATGTCGAGAAACCGACTGTGGCTTTGTTGAACATTGGTGAAGAAGACATCAAAGGCAACGACTTAGTTAAACAGTGTGCTGAGCTCTTAGTACATTCCCCTGATGTGAATTACATCGGCTATCTGGAAGGCGATCAAATCTATGCCTCATCTGCTGATGTGATTGTGTGCGATGGCTTCGTCGGCAATGTCTGTTTAAAGACGAGCGAAGGGGTTGCGCGCATGTTTATCAACAGTCTCAGAAAAGCGGCAGGCCCCGGTCTTTTCCGGCGATTGCTGGCTAAATGGCTATTTGCTGACCTAGTCACTGAGTTTAGACAGTTGAACCCCGACCAGTACAATGGCGCAAGTCTGTTAGGATTGCGCGGCATTGTTGTTAAAAGCCATGGTCGAGCAGATATTGCCGCTTTTGCAAATGCCATTAATGAAGCGGTTCACGAAGTACAACATCAGATCCCCAATAAGATCAGTGATCGTTTAGAAGCTGTCCTACTCGAGAGGCATTACTAG
- the rpmF gene encoding 50S ribosomal protein L32 — MAVQKNKVTRSRRGMRRSHDALTTQATSVDATSGETHLRHNVTADGFYRGRKVINK; from the coding sequence ATGGCCGTACAAAAGAATAAAGTAACGCGTTCACGCCGTGGTATGCGTCGCTCACACGATGCGCTAACTACACAAGCGACTTCTGTAGATGCAACTAGCGGTGAAACTCACCTGCGTCACAACGTGACTGCAGACGGTTTCTACCGTGGCCGCAAGGTTATCAACAAGTAA
- the acpP gene encoding acyl carrier protein, with the protein MSNIEERVKKIIVEQLGVDEAEVKNEASFVDDLGADSLDTVELVMALEEEFDTEIPDEEAEKITTVQAAIDYVVSASE; encoded by the coding sequence ATGAGCAACATCGAAGAACGCGTAAAAAAAATCATCGTTGAACAACTAGGCGTAGACGAAGCGGAAGTGAAGAACGAAGCATCTTTCGTTGATGATCTAGGCGCTGACTCACTAGATACAGTTGAACTAGTAATGGCTCTTGAGGAAGAATTCGACACTGAGATTCCTGACGAAGAAGCTGAAAAAATTACAACAGTTCAAGCTGCTATCGACTACGTTGTAAGCGCTTCTGAGTAA
- a CDS encoding TatD family hydrolase produces the protein MLVDSHCHLDKLDYENLHTDVADVIAKAEARGVTHFLSVGVSMAAFPAMMEMIAPFNNVFASCGVHPLDIESGFDYDTLKAMAADPRVVAIGETGLDYHYQPELAQAQQDAFRQHVRLAVELNKPLIVHTRMAREDTLAILREEGAEKVGGVLHCFTESLEMAEAAIELGFYISISGIVTFNKASELKHVVSQLPLERLLVETDSPYLAPIPYRGKQNQPAYVKEVADYIGLLKGVSGDEVAKVTTENFFRLFIERN, from the coding sequence GTGTTAGTTGATTCGCATTGCCACCTCGATAAGTTAGATTACGAGAACCTACATACAGATGTCGCCGATGTGATTGCGAAAGCGGAAGCACGCGGGGTGACGCATTTTCTTTCTGTGGGAGTGAGCATGGCGGCTTTTCCTGCAATGATGGAAATGATCGCGCCATTTAACAATGTGTTTGCGTCATGTGGCGTCCATCCACTCGATATTGAAAGTGGATTTGACTACGACACGCTGAAAGCCATGGCCGCGGATCCGCGTGTTGTAGCTATCGGTGAGACAGGCCTAGATTATCATTATCAGCCCGAGTTGGCTCAAGCGCAGCAAGATGCCTTTCGTCAACATGTCCGCTTAGCGGTAGAACTTAACAAGCCACTCATTGTGCATACGCGAATGGCGCGTGAAGATACGCTAGCCATCTTGCGAGAAGAAGGAGCTGAAAAAGTAGGCGGAGTGTTGCATTGTTTTACCGAGAGCCTCGAAATGGCAGAAGCCGCGATTGAGCTTGGTTTCTATATCTCCATTTCCGGTATTGTCACTTTCAACAAGGCTTCCGAGTTAAAGCATGTCGTGAGTCAGTTGCCACTTGAGCGATTACTGGTTGAAACAGATTCACCGTATCTTGCTCCTATTCCCTATCGTGGAAAGCAGAACCAACCTGCTTATGTCAAAGAAGTTGCCGATTATATAGGTTTACTCAAGGGCGTGAGTGGCGATGAAGTAGCCAAAGTCACAACAGAAAATTTCTTTCGCTTATTTATCGAAAGAAATTAA
- the fabD gene encoding ACP S-malonyltransferase — protein MSKFAIVFPGQGSQAVGMLAELAEKYSVVTETFAEASEVLGYDLWALVQNGPVEDLNQTFRTQPALLSASVAIWRVWQQEGGQQPAVLAGHSLGEYSALVCAGVIAFKDAVKLVELRGQLMQEAVPAGVGAMSAIIGLDNDAIAKACEEAAQGEVVSPVNFNSPGQVVIAGNKAAVERAGALCKEAGAKRALPLPVSVPSHCELMKPAADKLADALAALTFSAPEIPVINNADVATETTPEAIKAALVKQLYSPVRWTESVERMAEEGVEKLLEVGPGKVLTGLTKRINKALGGSAVNDVTSLESAK, from the coding sequence ATGTCTAAGTTTGCAATTGTTTTTCCGGGTCAAGGCTCACAAGCTGTGGGCATGTTGGCTGAGTTAGCAGAGAAATACTCAGTCGTGACAGAGACGTTCGCTGAAGCGTCAGAAGTGCTAGGTTATGACCTTTGGGCACTTGTTCAAAATGGCCCAGTGGAAGACTTAAATCAGACGTTCCGCACTCAACCAGCTTTGTTGTCGGCATCGGTGGCAATTTGGCGTGTGTGGCAGCAAGAAGGTGGTCAGCAACCTGCTGTGTTGGCTGGACATAGTCTTGGTGAGTACTCAGCGCTCGTGTGTGCGGGTGTTATCGCATTTAAAGATGCGGTCAAGCTGGTAGAACTACGTGGTCAACTGATGCAAGAAGCGGTACCAGCAGGTGTTGGTGCAATGTCTGCGATTATCGGTCTAGACAATGACGCTATCGCAAAAGCTTGTGAAGAGGCAGCGCAAGGTGAAGTGGTTTCGCCAGTTAACTTTAACTCTCCGGGCCAAGTTGTGATTGCGGGTAACAAAGCGGCAGTAGAGCGTGCGGGCGCACTATGTAAAGAAGCAGGTGCTAAACGTGCATTGCCATTACCGGTATCAGTGCCTTCACACTGTGAACTGATGAAGCCAGCTGCAGATAAGCTTGCTGACGCGTTAGCGGCGTTGACTTTCTCAGCGCCAGAAATCCCAGTGATTAACAACGCAGATGTTGCGACAGAAACCACACCTGAAGCGATTAAAGCGGCTTTAGTTAAGCAGCTATATAGCCCTGTGCGTTGGACGGAATCCGTCGAGCGTATGGCGGAAGAGGGTGTAGAGAAACTATTAGAAGTGGGTCCAGGTAAAGTTCTGACGGGCCTAACAAAACGAATTAATAAGGCGCTAGGTGGTTCTGCGGTAAATGACGTAACCAGCCTAGAATCTGCGAAGTAA